From Vitis vinifera cultivar Pinot Noir 40024 chromosome 14, ASM3070453v1, a single genomic window includes:
- the LOC132255064 gene encoding germin-like protein subfamily 1 member 18, giving the protein MVVNTLAYIALLAMAFNLASASDPSPLQHFCVAVNDTNATGLRLPGNTSNQLGSMVTAQIPGLNTLGVSLARVDYVSYGLSSKFVLAC; this is encoded by the exons ATGGTAGTTAATACCCTTGCATACATTGCACTCTTGGCTATGGCATTTAATCTTGCCTCTGCCTCCGATCCCAGTCCTCTTCAGCACTTCTGTGTAGCTGTTAACGATACAAACGCCACTG GGCTTCGTCTTCCGGGAAATACATCAAACCAACTTGGGTCCATGGTCACGGCACAGATACCTGGACTCAACACCCTTGGCGTTTCCCTGGCTCGGGTTGACTATGTGTCATATGGTCTCTCCTCAAAGTTTGTCTTAGCTTGTTGA